The sequence below is a genomic window from Candidatus Zixiibacteriota bacterium.
CGGGTCGTTACTCTCCGGAGCCTTCCGCCGCCGCTTCACCGGCTTCTTCCGCCGGCGCCTCGGCCGCCTGGGCCGCTTCTTCCTTAGCCTTGGCCGCCGCTTCGGCCGCCTTGGCTTTTTCTTCAGCTTCCTTAGCCGCCGCTTCCGCTTTAGCCAGAGCCGCCTTCTTCATCTGACGCGTCTTCTTCGGACGCTCTTTGATCGTGGTCTTGATTTCGACCGTCGACACATCCTGTCCCTTCTTCAGCATCTCGTATTTGGTGAGAAAACCGATCTGGGACAAAAGCGCGTGGACCGTGTTCGACGGCTGCGCGCCGTCGTTGAACCATTTCACCAGCTTGTCTTCGAAGACATGAATCTCGGCCGGCTTGGTAATCGGATTATAGGTGCCAAGATTCTCCAGATACTTACCGTCACGGGCGCGACGTGAATCGATCGCCACGATCCGGTAGAACGGGCGTTTCTTAGCTCCCATACGGCGAAGTCTTACATGTACAGCCAACAAATCCTCCGTTACTTCTGTCCGGGTCAGAAGGGCATGAGCCCTTTCGGAAGACCTCGGAACTTCTTTTTATTCATATTCTGAAACATTTTTTGCATCGCAAAGA
It includes:
- the rpsP gene encoding 30S ribosomal protein S16, with translation MAVHVRLRRMGAKKRPFYRIVAIDSRRARDGKYLENLGTYNPITKPAEIHVFEDKLVKWFNDGAQPSNTVHALLSQIGFLTKYEMLKKGQDVSTVEIKTTIKERPKKTRQMKKAALAKAEAAAKEAEEKAKAAEAAAKAKEEAAQAAEAPAEEAGEAAAEGSGE